The Pleuronectes platessa chromosome 10, fPlePla1.1, whole genome shotgun sequence genome contains a region encoding:
- the LOC128449703 gene encoding hairy/enhancer-of-split related with YRPW motif protein 1, producing MKRSHNYSSSDSDLDDSVDVEKDSGDENGQIDSHGSMSPSTTTQVQARKRRRGIIEKRRRDRINNSLSELRRLVPSAFEKQGSAKLEKAEILQMTVDHLKMLHASGGKGYFEAHALAKDYRSLGFRECLAETARYLSIIEGRDSTDPLRVRVVSHLSNCASQREVHSGLEHLAWGSAYGPAPAHLPHPLLLQHPQGRTPASRSNSSPPSSSPSSSTSSSSSAEASGTSRLSVMPPTESLRVSLPLTLPVPTSKLSPPLLSSLSSLSVFPLSFGTFPLVSPTALSTVSPSSTLSKPYRPWGTEIGAF from the exons ATGAAGAGAAGCCACAACTACAGCTCATCGGACAGCGACCTGGACGACAGTGTCGATGTGGAGAAGGACAGTGGAGATGAAAATGG ACAAATTGATTCTCACGGCTCCATGTCGCCCTCCACCACCACGCAAGTTCAAGCCAGAAAAAGGCGCAGAGGG atTATTGAGAAAAGGAGACGTGACCGTATCAACAACAGTCTCTCAGAGCTGAGGAGACTGGTGCCAAGTGCCTTTGAGAAACAG GGTTCAGCTAAACTGGAAAAAGCTGAAATACTGCAAATGACGGTGGACCATTTGAAAATGCTTCATGCATCTGGAGGCAAAG GTTACTTTGAGGCTCATGCTCTTGCTAAGGATTACCGCAGCCTGGGCTTCAGGGAGTGCCTGGCAGAGACAGCCCGCTACCTGAGCATCATCGAGGGCCGGGACAGTACCGACCCCCTCCGTGTGCGCGTGGTGTCCCACCTCAGCAACTGTGCCTCTCAGAGGGAGGTGCACTCTGGACTGGAACACCTGGCCTGGGGCTCTGCATATGGACCTGCCCCGGCCCACCTCCCCCACCCTCTCCTCCTACAGCACCCCCAGGGCAGGACACCTGCATCCAGGAGCAACAGTagcccaccctcctcctccccttcctcctctacatcctcctcttcctccgctgaGGCATCTGGGACATCCAGACTCAGTGTCATGCCCCCCACAGAGTCCCTCAGGGTGTCGCTGCCCCTCACTTTGCCTGTGCCAACATCAAAGCTCTCGCCGCCGCTCCTGTCATCCCTCTCCTCGCTCTCAGTCTTCCCCCTCTCCTTCGGTACTTTCCCTCTCGTCTCCCCGACCGCCCTCAGCACTGTGagcccctcctccaccctgtcGAAGCCTTACAGGCCTTGGGGCACAGAGATTGGGGCCTTCTGA
- the stmn2a gene encoding stathmin-2a isoform X2: MAKTATAYKEKMKELSMLSLICSCFYPESRNKLMSEFEDMEVKPINKRASGQAFEVILKPPSPVSEVAHNLPSPPKRDISLEDIEKKLEAAEDRRKYQEAQLLRALAEKREHERDVLLKAMEENSNFSKMAEEKLQMKMDQIKENREALMMAMIERLQEKERHAAVVRRNKEMREELTA, encoded by the exons ATGGCCAAGACAGCGACCG CGTAcaaagagaagatgaaggagcTGTCCATGCTCTCCCTCATCTGCTCCTGCTTCTACCCAGAGTCACGCAACAAGCTCATGAGTGAGTTTGAAG ATATGGAGGTGAAACCCATAAACAAGCGGGCATCGGGCCAGGCCTTTGAGGTGATTCTCAAGCCTCCCTCTCCGGTGTCAGAAGTGGCCCACAACCTCCCCTCACCCCCCAAGAGAGACATCTCTCTGGAGGACATTGAGAAGAAACTGGAGGCTGCTGAGGACCGGAGGAAG TACCAGGAGGCCCAGTTGCTGAGGGCCTTGGCGGAGAAGCGCGAGCACGAGAGGGACGTGCTGCTAAAGGCCATGGAGGAGAACAGCAACTTCAGCAAGATGGCCGAGGAGAAGCTCCAGATGAAGATGGACCAGATCAAGGAGAACCGCGAAGCGCTTATGATGGCCATGATCGAGCGTCTACAGGAGAAG GAGAGACACGCAGCCGTGGTGCGCAGGAACAAAGAGATGAGGGAGGAGCTGACGGCATAA
- the stmn2a gene encoding stathmin-2a isoform X1, translating to MAKTATAYKEKMKELSMLSLICSCFYPESRNKLMSEFEGTDQLKDMEVKPINKRASGQAFEVILKPPSPVSEVAHNLPSPPKRDISLEDIEKKLEAAEDRRKYQEAQLLRALAEKREHERDVLLKAMEENSNFSKMAEEKLQMKMDQIKENREALMMAMIERLQEKERHAAVVRRNKEMREELTA from the exons ATGGCCAAGACAGCGACCG CGTAcaaagagaagatgaaggagcTGTCCATGCTCTCCCTCATCTGCTCCTGCTTCTACCCAGAGTCACGCAACAAGCTCATGAGTGAGTTTGAAGGTACGGATCAGCTCAA AGATATGGAGGTGAAACCCATAAACAAGCGGGCATCGGGCCAGGCCTTTGAGGTGATTCTCAAGCCTCCCTCTCCGGTGTCAGAAGTGGCCCACAACCTCCCCTCACCCCCCAAGAGAGACATCTCTCTGGAGGACATTGAGAAGAAACTGGAGGCTGCTGAGGACCGGAGGAAG TACCAGGAGGCCCAGTTGCTGAGGGCCTTGGCGGAGAAGCGCGAGCACGAGAGGGACGTGCTGCTAAAGGCCATGGAGGAGAACAGCAACTTCAGCAAGATGGCCGAGGAGAAGCTCCAGATGAAGATGGACCAGATCAAGGAGAACCGCGAAGCGCTTATGATGGCCATGATCGAGCGTCTACAGGAGAAG GAGAGACACGCAGCCGTGGTGCGCAGGAACAAAGAGATGAGGGAGGAGCTGACGGCATAA
- the upp1 gene encoding uridine phosphorylase 1 — protein MDSKDEQGHGLDCSPVYVHNPHLDALKDDVLYHFGLGTGTHDLPAMFGDVKFVCVGGSPWRMKAFTKYIATELGMEDPKSEYPNICAGTDRYAMYKVGPVLSVSHGMGIPSIAIMLHELIKLLHHAHCTDVTIMRIGTSGGIGIEPGTVVVTNQSVDGTFLPRFEQMILGKIVVRNIDLDQGLAEELLRCSKELNQFETVMGNTMCTMDFYEGQARLDGAFCSYTEEDKQDYLMRASQAGVCNIEMESSVFAAMCKLSGLRAAVVCVTLLDRLKGDQVNCSHEVLDSYQQRPQKLVGYYIKQQLMAQAGSS, from the exons ATGGATTCAAAAGACGAGCAGGGACACGGGTTGGACTGCAG TCCGGTTTATGTGCACAACCCCCACCTGGATGCACTGAAAGATGACGTCCTCTACCACTTCGGTCTGGGAACAGGAACTCACGACCTACCAGCTATGTTTGGTGACGTCAAA tttgtgtgtgttggtggcagTCCCTGGAGGATGAAAGCCTTCACCAAGTACATCGCCACTGAGCTCGGTATGGAAGACCCCAAATCCGAGTACCCGAACATCTGTGCTGGGACCGACCGCTACGCCATGTACAAAGTGGGCCCTGTGCTCTCTGTCAGC CATGGGATGGGCATTCCTTCTATAGCCATAATGCTGCATGAGCTAATAAAGCTCCTCCATCATGCACATTGCACAGATGTTACAATTATGCGCATTGGGACATCAGGTGGAATAG GAATTGAGCCTGGCACCGTCGTTGTCACCAACCAATCAGTGGACGGCACCTTCCTGCCCAGGTTTGAGCAGATGATCCTGGGGAAGATTGTTGTGCGTAATATCGATCTGGACCAAGGTCTGGCCGAGGAGCTGTTGCGGTGCAGCAAAGAGCTGAACCAGTTTGAGACTGTGATGGGCAACACCATGTGCACCATGGATTTCTATGAAG GCCAAGCTCGTTTGGACGGGGCCTTCTGCTCCTACACTGAGGAGGATAAACAGGACTACCTCATGAGAGCCAGCCAAGCAGGAGTCTGCAATATAGAAATGGAGTCGTCCGTTTTTGCTGCCATGTGCAAGCTGAGTGGTCTGCGTG CGGCCGTGGTGTGTGTGACGTTACTGGATCGTCTGAAGGGGGATCAGGTGAACTGCTCTCATGAAGTTCTCGACAGCTACCAGCAGCGTCCTCAGAAGCTGGTTGGTTACTACATTAAACAGCAGCTGATGGCCCAAGCAGGAAGTAGCTAA
- the gra gene encoding uncharacterized protein C8orf88 homolog, translating into MEVSRRRVFQKHLEPARPLRRCYTIDIEPNRNAATCAQALMEEVDPPKNIGIEQFLQIVNLQKPKQGRISYTRDFLIALASSPHSREKPEFLPEHPIVLTEARELGNLRLHELRWARGKEEMAAERLLSP; encoded by the exons ATGGAGGTATCAAGGAGAAGAGTTTTCCAAAAGCATCTGGAACCTGCGAGACCCCTGCGTCGCTGCTACACCATCGACATCG AGCCCAACAGAAATGCTGCTACATGTGCTCAGGCGCTGATGGAGGAAGTGGATCCACCG AAAAACATAGGCATAGAGCAGTTCCTCCAGATAGTCAACCTCCAAAAACCGAAACAAG GCAGAATATCTTACACAAGAGACTTTTTAATTGCGCTGGCGAGTTCTCCTCATTCCAGGGAGAAACCAGAGTTCTTGCCAGAGCACCCCATAGTCTTAACTGAGGCA AGAGAGCTCGGCAACCTGAGGCTTCATGAACTGAGATGGGCCCGTGGAAAAGAGGAAAT ggcTGCAGAAAGGCTTCTCTCACCTTAA
- the rbm12bb gene encoding RNA binding motif protein 12Bb, protein MAVVIRLRGLRVTAGTEDIRKFFTGLKIPDGGVHIIGGERGEAFIIFASDEDARRAMIRSGNCIKDAPVALLLSSKAEMQSMLERSAENAELDQRRRFEENARPAKRPFGPEAGRRSGSQSGHSPSPKNQRPSNSNDDFSCVFLKGLPYTVTENEVREFFSDLLVDDIVLLKNDNGSNNGRGLVKFASSEDANEGLKRDRNYIGSRYIEITMTTADDWHRTTGRAPMVVNRNNFERERSPIRNQRNPQIHARAQSPMAQMLIAPDDEYCVLLDNLSFTVEKEDIKRLFHHTKLEDDQILHLMDNEERRTRSSFVLFKNQRDYCEALSQEKRLFFNRWVYTRPISRESMINLLESHSTDVRPPGNSERVQERPPSSPSDHYGSEKQCLFVRNMPLDVRKVEIIDFFFGFNITEDKVFLLLDHEGAGVGKALVLFRSEAETTRALSLNGQRFLGSEVILKCISRSQMKQLGVDPAMGQGPRPERPVGRSNEAPYYSVDKFPDLRMSNDSNISMNNVQVQGGRNYEPFSGGSCGPQDRGNGFRGDFGPSMQPIDGPTCVKLVNLPFQIRTEEIYDFCYGYSIIPGSVSLQYEQSGRPTGTATVVFQSRPEAVTAVEELTGRPIGPRKIKLLFV, encoded by the coding sequence ATGGCAGTCGTCATCCGTTTACGAGGCCTGAGAGTCACAGCAGGTACTGAGGATATTCGCAAGTTCTTCACTGGCCTCAAAATTCCGGATGGAGGGGTGCATATAATTGGTGGGGAGCGAGGGGAAGCTTTCATTATCTTTGCTTCGGACGAAGATGCAAGAAGAGCCATGATACGGTCGGGGAACTGCATTAAGGATGCCCCTGTTGCACTACTACTAAGTAGTAAAGCAGAGATGCAGAGCATGCTTGAAAGAAGTGCAGAAAATGCGGAGCTGGATCAGAGGAGGCGATTTGAGGAGAATGCAAGACCTGCTAAAAGACCTTTTGGCCCTGAGGCGGGCAGGAGATCAGGTAGCCAATCAGGTCATTCCCCTTCTCCAAAGAATCAGAGGCCTTCAAACAGTAATGATGACTTCTCGTGTGTCTTTCTTAAAGGATTGCCTTACACTGTGACTGAAAATGAAGTACGCGAATTTTTCAGCGATTTACTTGTTGATGACATAGTCTTGTTAAAAAATGATAATGGCTCAAACAATGGGAGAGGGCTCGTCAAATTTGCATCAAGCGAGGATGCCAATGAAGGCCTGAAGAGGGACAGGAATTACATTGGGTCGAGGTATATTGAGATTACCATGACAACAGCAGATGATTGGCATCGCACTACTGGCCGAGCTCCAATGGTTGTCAATAGGAACAACTTTGAAAGGGAGAGATCACCCATTCGTAATCAGAGGAATCCACAAATCCATGCCCGGGCACAATCGCCCATGGCCCAGATGCTCATCGCTCCAGACGACGAGTACTGTGTGTTGTTGGACAATCTGTCATTTACTGTGGAAAAAGAAGACATAAAAAGGCTCTTTCATCATACAAAGCTTGAGGATGACCAGATCCTGCACTTGATGGACAATGAAGAAAGAAGAACTAGATCATCGTTTGTGCTGTTCAAGAATCAGCGCGACTACTGCGAGGCCTTATCTCAAGAAAAGAGACTATTTTTCAATCGATGGGTTTATACCCGCCCAATCTCTAGAGAGAGCATGATCAACCTTCTGGAATCTCACAGCACGGATGTCCGCCCCCCTGGAAATTCTGAGCGGGTACAGGAAAGGCCTCCCTCTTCCCCCAGTGATCATTATGGGTCTGAGAAACAATGTCTGTTTGTTCGGAACATGCCACTAGATGTAAGGAAAGTTGAGATAATCGACTTCTTTTTTGGGTTTAATATCACGGAGGATAAGGTGTTCTTGCTGCTTGACCATGAAGGTGCTGGGGTCGGGAAGGCTTTGGTTCTTTTCCGTTCTGAGGCAGAGACCACAAGGGCACTTTCTCTCAATGGACAGCGCTTCCTTGGGTCAGAAGTTATACTGAAATGCATTTCACGCTCCCAGATGAAGCAGTTAGGTGTTGACCCAGCAATGGGGCAGGGGCCAAGACCGGAGCGGCCCGTGGGCAGGAGCAACGAGGCCCCCTACTACTCCGTTGACAAGTTCCCTGACCTAAGGATGTCTAATGACAGCAATATATCAATGAATAATGTACAGGTCCAGGGAGGCCGTAATTATGAACCCTTTTCCGGGGGCTCTTGTGGTCCACAGGACAGGGGTAATGGCTTTCGTGGTGACTTTGGCCCCTCAATGCAGCCAATTGATGGTCCAACCTGTGTAAAGTTAGTCAACTTACCATTCCAAATAAGAACTGAAGAAATCTATGACTTCTGTTATGGATACAGCATCATACCTGGATCTGTGTCACTGCAGTATGAGCAGAGTGGAAGACCTACAGGCACCGCGACTGTAGTATTCCAATCTCGTCCGGAGGCCGTAACAGCAGTGGAGGAACTGACTGGAAGACCAATAGGTCCAAGAAAAATAAAgcttctgtttgtttga